The proteins below are encoded in one region of Oharaeibacter diazotrophicus:
- a CDS encoding (d)CMP kinase: MIIAIDGPAAAGKGTLAERLAAHYGLPYLDTGLLYRAIGRRMADAGADLDDPAAAGAFARALAPEHLGGDLRGREAGDLASRVAVHPPVREALVAFQRAFAARPGGAVLDGRDIGTVICPDADVKLYVTASAEVRARRRTDELLAKGRAVDYDRILAEVRERDARDSGRVVAPLRPADDAVVIDTSDLDRDGAFAAACAAVDARRTRA; the protein is encoded by the coding sequence GTGATCATCGCCATCGACGGGCCCGCGGCCGCGGGCAAGGGAACGCTCGCCGAACGCCTCGCCGCCCACTACGGCCTGCCCTATCTCGACACCGGCCTGCTCTATCGGGCGATCGGCCGTCGCATGGCCGACGCCGGCGCGGATCTCGACGATCCCGCAGCGGCCGGCGCCTTCGCGCGGGCTCTCGCGCCCGAGCACCTCGGCGGCGACCTGCGCGGCCGCGAGGCCGGCGATCTCGCCTCGCGCGTCGCGGTCCACCCGCCGGTCCGCGAGGCGCTGGTGGCGTTCCAGCGCGCCTTCGCCGCCCGCCCCGGCGGGGCCGTGCTCGACGGCCGCGACATCGGCACCGTGATCTGCCCGGACGCCGACGTGAAGCTCTACGTCACCGCCTCGGCCGAGGTCCGCGCGCGCCGGCGCACCGACGAGCTCCTCGCCAAGGGGCGGGCGGTCGACTACGACCGCATCCTCGCGGAGGTCCGCGAGCGCGACGCCCGCGACAGCGGCCGTGTCGTCGCCCCGCTGCGCCCGGCCGACGACGCCGTGGTGATCGACACCAGCGACCTCGACCGCGACGGCGCCTTCGCCGCCGCCTGCGCCGCCGTCGACGCTCGGCGCACCCGCGCCTGA
- a CDS encoding TIGR02300 family protein, whose amino-acid sequence MAKPELGTKRLCPSCGAKYYDLNHSPILCPRCGSPFDPHMVAKARPAAAAEEEEDEREEDEDVGISPEFVPLEEAEEADGDDVPDIEDAEIEDDGEDDTFLEAEDEEDGDVSDIIGDVPDEEER is encoded by the coding sequence GTGGCGAAACCCGAACTTGGGACCAAGCGCCTCTGCCCGAGCTGCGGCGCCAAGTACTACGACCTCAACCACAGCCCGATCCTCTGCCCGCGCTGCGGATCGCCCTTCGACCCGCACATGGTCGCCAAGGCCCGCCCGGCGGCGGCGGCCGAGGAGGAGGAGGACGAGCGCGAGGAGGACGAGGACGTCGGCATCAGCCCGGAGTTCGTGCCCCTCGAGGAGGCCGAGGAGGCCGACGGCGACGACGTCCCCGACATCGAGGACGCCGAGATCGAGGACGACGGCGAGGACGACACCTTCCTCGAGGCCGAGGACGAGGAGGACGGCGACGTCTCCGACATCATCGGCGACGTGCCCGACGAGGAAGAGCGCTGA
- a CDS encoding carboxymuconolactone decarboxylase family protein, producing the protein MSIETLKGRIPDFAKDVRLNLSTMAGDESLTPRRKYGLFLACGIASRNPLVRDALAAEAEGKLAPAEAAAAKSAAAIMGMNNVYYRFLHLASDQTFRTLPARLRMNVLANPGVDKLDFELWSLAVSAINGCGQCIDAHVAALREGGMPVEEIQTAVRYAAIIQSAAIALEAAEVAAA; encoded by the coding sequence ATGAGCATCGAGACCCTGAAGGGCCGCATTCCCGACTTTGCCAAGGACGTGCGGCTCAACCTTTCCACCATGGCCGGCGACGAGTCGCTGACGCCGCGCCGGAAATACGGCCTGTTCCTGGCCTGCGGCATCGCCTCGCGCAATCCGCTGGTGCGCGACGCCCTCGCCGCCGAGGCCGAGGGCAAGCTGGCGCCCGCCGAGGCCGCCGCCGCGAAGTCGGCCGCGGCGATCATGGGCATGAACAACGTCTACTACCGCTTCCTGCACCTCGCCTCGGACCAGACCTTCCGCACGCTGCCGGCGCGGCTGCGGATGAACGTCCTCGCCAACCCCGGCGTCGACAAGCTGGACTTCGAGCTGTGGTCGCTCGCCGTCTCGGCGATCAATGGCTGCGGCCAGTGCATCGACGCCCACGTGGCGGCGCTGCGCGAGGGCGGCATGCCGGTCGAAGAGATCCAGACGGCGGTGCGCTACGCCGCGATCATCCAGTCCGCCGCGATCGCCCTCGAGGCCGCCGAGGTCGCCGCCGCCTGA
- a CDS encoding aspartate/glutamate racemase family protein, with protein sequence MKILVLNPNTTASMTETIGVAARAAAGPGTTVVARTSSMGPVSIEGYYDEAFAVPGVITAAVEAEAQGFAALIVACFDDTGVEAARCRVAIPVIGICEAALLAASPLAKRIAVVTTLGRAIVPMTELVHRYGFAERVKVYAADIPVLALEDPASDARARIEAEITRALDGGAEAICLGCAGMADLADRLQETFGVPVIDGVSAAVTVAEGLARLGRRTSKRGTYAPAIPKPYVGQLAAFAPG encoded by the coding sequence ATGAAGATCCTCGTCCTCAACCCCAACACCACGGCGTCGATGACCGAGACCATCGGCGTCGCCGCCCGCGCCGCCGCCGGCCCCGGTACAACCGTGGTCGCACGCACCTCGTCGATGGGGCCGGTCTCGATCGAGGGCTACTACGACGAGGCCTTCGCCGTGCCCGGCGTGATCACCGCCGCGGTCGAGGCGGAGGCGCAGGGCTTCGCCGCCCTGATCGTCGCCTGCTTCGACGACACCGGGGTCGAGGCGGCGCGCTGCCGCGTCGCCATCCCGGTGATCGGCATCTGCGAAGCCGCGCTGCTCGCGGCCTCCCCGCTCGCCAAGCGCATCGCCGTGGTGACGACGCTCGGCCGGGCGATCGTGCCGATGACCGAACTCGTGCACCGCTACGGCTTCGCCGAGCGCGTGAAGGTGTACGCCGCCGACATCCCGGTGCTCGCCCTCGAGGACCCGGCCTCCGACGCCCGCGCTCGGATCGAGGCCGAGATCACCCGCGCGCTCGACGGCGGCGCCGAGGCGATCTGCCTCGGCTGCGCCGGCATGGCCGACCTCGCCGACCGCCTTCAGGAGACGTTCGGCGTGCCGGTGATCGACGGCGTCTCCGCGGCCGTCACCGTCGCCGAGGGCCTCGCCCGGCTCGGCCGCCGCACCTCCAAGCGCGGCACCTACGCCCCCGCGATCCCCAAGCCCTACGTCGGCCAGCTCGCCGCCTTCGCGCCGGGCTGA
- a CDS encoding hydrogen peroxide-inducible genes activator, with translation MTPITMKHLRYFDALARAGHFGRAAEHCAVTQPALSMQIKELEELVGAPLVERTARQIRLTGLGEAFAERARGILRAVDELGDLARMSQAPLMGRLRIGVIPTVAPYLLPALVGELARAYPGLDVRPREAVTRKLIEDLVEARLDAAIVALPTSEPFLVEMALLEEEFVLVRPAADARRPVPSAAKLREMRLLLLEEGHCFRDQALAFCNLSPLRAPRDLMEGSSLSTLVQMVGAGIGVTLVPETALCVETRSADVSLARLGEPRPTRTVGLVWRRSSPLADDLRELGDIARRVASDIRAEAIDLLLAGDRRAVD, from the coding sequence ATGACGCCGATCACCATGAAACACCTCCGCTATTTCGACGCCCTCGCGCGCGCCGGCCATTTCGGCCGGGCCGCCGAGCACTGCGCGGTGACGCAGCCGGCGCTGTCGATGCAGATCAAGGAGCTCGAGGAACTGGTCGGCGCGCCGCTGGTCGAGCGCACCGCCCGCCAGATTCGACTGACCGGGCTCGGCGAGGCCTTCGCCGAACGCGCCCGCGGCATCCTGCGCGCCGTCGACGAACTCGGCGACCTCGCGCGGATGTCGCAGGCGCCGCTGATGGGCCGGCTCCGGATCGGCGTGATCCCGACCGTCGCCCCCTATCTCCTGCCCGCCCTCGTCGGCGAACTGGCGCGCGCCTATCCGGGCCTCGACGTCCGCCCGCGCGAGGCGGTGACGCGCAAGCTGATCGAGGACCTCGTGGAGGCGCGCCTCGACGCGGCGATCGTGGCGCTGCCGACCTCCGAGCCCTTCCTGGTCGAGATGGCGCTGCTCGAGGAGGAATTCGTGCTGGTGCGCCCCGCCGCCGACGCCCGGCGTCCGGTGCCGAGCGCGGCGAAGCTGCGCGAGATGCGCCTCTTGCTGCTCGAGGAGGGCCATTGCTTCCGCGATCAGGCGCTCGCCTTCTGCAACCTGTCGCCGCTGCGCGCGCCGCGCGATCTGATGGAGGGCAGTTCGCTGTCGACGCTGGTGCAGATGGTCGGTGCCGGCATCGGCGTCACCCTGGTGCCGGAAACCGCGCTCTGTGTCGAGACCCGGTCGGCCGACGTGTCGCTCGCCCGCCTCGGCGAGCCCAGGCCGACGCGCACCGTCGGCCTCGTCTGGCGCCGCAGCAGCCCGCTCGCCGACGACCTGCGTGAGCTTGGCGACATCGCCCGACGTGTCGCGTCGGACATCCGCGCCGAGGCGATCGACCTGCTGCTCGCCGGCGACCGTCGGGCGGTCGACTGA
- a CDS encoding ABC transporter permease, translated as MNSEKRGPGFYALAAFFALFVLFLYGPLSTIVILSFQGPDGGLTFPMNGASLHWFGNLFEKQAVGDFGGSFTRSFVLGLMVMVTTVVVSLLGGLAFRRRFVGSAALFYLAIASLVVPSILVSLGIGLLFQVTGLRPQWYSSAFGAHLTWTLPFGLLIMFAVFNRFSPAYEEAARDLGASPWQTFVHVVLPMITPPLVGVGLFGFSLSYDEFARTLMTAGSFNTLPLEIYGMTTNVTTPVLYALGTVTTAFSFTVILGALAAIALVNRRRARAAR; from the coding sequence ATGAACTCCGAGAAACGCGGCCCCGGCTTCTACGCCCTCGCGGCCTTCTTCGCCCTGTTCGTGCTGTTCCTGTACGGGCCGCTGTCGACCATCGTCATCCTGTCCTTCCAGGGCCCGGACGGAGGCCTGACCTTCCCGATGAACGGGGCGTCGCTGCACTGGTTCGGCAACCTGTTCGAAAAGCAGGCGGTCGGCGACTTCGGCGGCTCGTTCACCCGCTCCTTCGTGCTCGGCCTGATGGTGATGGTGACGACGGTGGTGGTGTCGCTGCTCGGCGGCCTCGCCTTCCGCCGCCGCTTCGTCGGGTCGGCGGCGCTGTTCTACCTCGCGATCGCCAGCCTCGTGGTGCCCTCGATCCTGGTTTCGCTCGGCATCGGCCTGTTGTTCCAGGTCACGGGCCTCCGGCCGCAATGGTACTCCTCGGCCTTCGGCGCCCACCTGACCTGGACGCTGCCCTTCGGCCTCCTGATCATGTTCGCGGTGTTCAACCGCTTCTCGCCCGCCTACGAGGAGGCCGCCCGCGACCTCGGCGCCTCGCCCTGGCAGACCTTCGTCCACGTGGTGCTGCCGATGATCACGCCGCCGCTGGTCGGCGTCGGCCTCTTCGGCTTCTCGCTGTCCTACGACGAGTTCGCGCGCACGCTGATGACCGCCGGCTCGTTCAACACGCTGCCGCTCGAGATCTACGGCATGACCACCAACGTCACGACGCCGGTGCTCTACGCCCTCGGCACCGTGACCACCGCCTTCTCCTTCACCGTGATCCTCGGCGCGCTCGCCGCGATCGCCCTCGTCAACCGCCGCCGGGCCCGCGCCGCCAGATGA
- a CDS encoding DUF1737 domain-containing protein — protein sequence MKLYRFLTGPDDAAFCHRVTAALNKGWQLAGPASLTFDPVQGRVICGQPVVKEVEGVDYQPDMKLGEW from the coding sequence ATGAAACTCTACCGCTTCCTCACCGGCCCCGACGATGCCGCCTTCTGCCACCGCGTCACCGCCGCGCTGAACAAGGGTTGGCAGCTCGCCGGCCCGGCTTCGCTCACCTTCGACCCGGTCCAGGGCCGCGTGATCTGCGGCCAGCCCGTGGTCAAGGAGGTCGAGGGCGTCGACTACCAGCCGGACATGAAGCTCGGCGAGTGGTGA
- a CDS encoding peroxiredoxin → MLGIGQKLPAFKVTGVKPGFNAHLENGESAFEEITDESFPGKWKVIFFYPKDFTFVCPTEIAEFARLAGEFSDRDAVVLGGSTDNEFVKLAWRRDHKDLDRLPIWQFADTNGSLVDGLGVRSPDGVAYRYTFVVDPDGTIQHVYATNLNVGRAPKDTLRVLDALQTDELCPCNREVGGATLQAA, encoded by the coding sequence ATGCTCGGCATCGGCCAGAAACTGCCCGCCTTCAAGGTCACCGGCGTCAAGCCCGGCTTCAACGCCCACCTCGAGAACGGCGAGAGCGCCTTCGAGGAGATCACCGACGAGAGCTTTCCGGGCAAGTGGAAGGTGATCTTCTTCTACCCGAAGGACTTCACCTTCGTCTGCCCGACGGAGATCGCGGAGTTCGCCCGGCTCGCCGGCGAGTTCTCCGACCGCGACGCCGTCGTGCTCGGCGGCTCCACCGACAACGAGTTCGTCAAGCTGGCCTGGCGGCGCGACCACAAGGACCTCGACCGCCTGCCGATCTGGCAATTCGCCGACACCAACGGCTCGCTGGTCGACGGCCTCGGCGTCCGCTCGCCCGACGGTGTCGCCTACCGCTACACCTTCGTGGTCGATCCGGACGGCACCATCCAGCACGTCTACGCCACCAACCTCAACGTCGGCCGCGCCCCCAAGGACACGCTCCGCGTCCTCGACGCGCTGCAGACCGACGAGCTCTGCCCGTGCAACCGCGAGGTCGGCGGCGCCACCCTGCAGGCGGCCTGA
- the katG gene encoding catalase/peroxidase HPI, producing the protein MDGSGVKPAGKCPVMHGSLTKSSESATSWWPNALNLDILHQHDTKTNPLKGFSYREAVRTLDFDAIKRDVHALMTESQAWWPADWGHYGGLMIRMAWHSAGTYRIADGRGGGGTGTQRFAPLNSWPDNVSLDKARRLLWPIKKKYGNKISWADLMILAGTVAYESMGLKTFGFAFGREDVWHPEKDIYWGAEKEWLAPSDGRYENVDEPSTMENPLAAVQMGLIYVNPEGVNGKPDPLKTAAQVRETFARMAMNDEETVALTAGGHTVGKAHGNGDAKLLGASPEGADVTEQGFGWANPGATGKGRHTVTSGIEGAWTTHPTKWDNGYFYLLFTYDWELRKSPAGAWQWEPIGIKEEDKPVDVEDPSIRYNPIMTDADMAMVKDPAYRAISERFYADPAYFSEVFARAWFKLTHRDMGPKTRYIGPDVPAEDLIWQDPVPAGRTDYDVAAVKAKIAASGLSVAELVATAWDSARTFRGSDMRGGANGARIRLAPQKDWEGNEPARLAKVLAVLEPIAAATGASVADVIVLAGNVGVEQAAKAAGHDVTVPFAPGRGDATDATTDAASFAPLEPIHDGFRNWQKKDYVVSPEELLLDRAQLMGLTAPETTVLIGGLRVIGANYGGSKQGVLTDREGALTTDFFVNLTDMGNSWHKADGVGYVIVDRATGAPKWTASRVDLVFGSNSVLRSYAEVYAQDDNAGKFVEDFVAAWVKVMNADRFDLVP; encoded by the coding sequence ATGGATGGAAGCGGCGTTAAACCGGCCGGCAAGTGCCCGGTGATGCACGGGAGTCTGACCAAGTCGAGCGAGAGCGCGACGTCCTGGTGGCCGAATGCACTCAACCTCGACATCCTGCACCAGCACGACACCAAGACGAACCCGCTGAAGGGCTTCTCCTACCGCGAGGCCGTCCGGACGCTCGACTTCGACGCCATCAAGCGCGACGTCCACGCCCTGATGACCGAGAGCCAGGCCTGGTGGCCGGCCGACTGGGGCCACTACGGCGGGCTGATGATCCGCATGGCCTGGCATTCCGCCGGCACCTACCGCATCGCCGACGGCCGCGGCGGCGGCGGCACCGGCACGCAGCGCTTCGCGCCGCTGAACTCCTGGCCCGACAACGTCAGCCTGGACAAGGCGCGCCGCCTGCTGTGGCCGATCAAGAAGAAGTACGGCAACAAGATCAGCTGGGCCGACCTGATGATCCTGGCCGGCACCGTCGCCTACGAGTCGATGGGCCTGAAGACGTTCGGCTTCGCCTTCGGCCGCGAGGACGTCTGGCACCCCGAAAAGGACATCTACTGGGGCGCCGAGAAGGAGTGGCTCGCCCCCTCCGACGGCCGCTACGAGAACGTCGACGAGCCCTCCACCATGGAGAACCCGCTCGCCGCGGTCCAGATGGGCCTGATCTACGTCAACCCCGAGGGCGTCAACGGCAAGCCGGACCCGCTGAAGACGGCGGCGCAGGTGCGCGAGACCTTCGCCCGCATGGCGATGAACGACGAGGAGACCGTCGCGCTCACCGCCGGCGGCCACACCGTCGGCAAGGCGCACGGCAATGGCGACGCCAAGCTCTTGGGCGCGAGTCCGGAGGGCGCCGACGTCACCGAGCAGGGCTTCGGCTGGGCCAACCCGGGCGCCACCGGCAAGGGCCGCCACACCGTGACCTCGGGCATCGAGGGCGCCTGGACGACCCATCCGACCAAGTGGGACAACGGCTACTTCTACCTGCTGTTCACCTACGACTGGGAGCTGCGCAAGTCCCCGGCCGGCGCGTGGCAGTGGGAGCCGATCGGCATCAAGGAAGAGGACAAGCCGGTCGACGTGGAGGATCCCTCGATCCGCTACAACCCGATCATGACCGACGCCGACATGGCGATGGTCAAGGATCCGGCCTACCGCGCCATATCCGAGCGCTTCTACGCCGACCCCGCCTACTTCAGCGAGGTGTTCGCCCGCGCCTGGTTCAAGCTGACCCATCGCGACATGGGTCCGAAGACCCGCTACATCGGGCCGGACGTGCCCGCCGAGGACCTGATCTGGCAGGATCCGGTGCCGGCCGGCCGCACCGACTACGACGTCGCGGCGGTGAAGGCGAAGATCGCGGCTTCCGGCCTCTCGGTCGCCGAACTGGTCGCCACCGCCTGGGACAGCGCCCGCACCTTCCGCGGTTCGGACATGCGCGGCGGCGCCAACGGCGCCCGCATCCGCCTCGCCCCGCAGAAGGACTGGGAGGGCAACGAGCCGGCCCGCCTCGCCAAGGTGCTGGCGGTGCTGGAGCCGATCGCGGCGGCGACCGGCGCCAGCGTCGCCGACGTGATCGTCCTGGCCGGCAACGTCGGCGTCGAGCAGGCGGCCAAGGCGGCGGGCCACGACGTGACGGTGCCGTTCGCGCCGGGTCGCGGCGACGCCACCGACGCCACCACCGACGCGGCGAGCTTCGCGCCGCTGGAGCCGATCCACGACGGCTTCCGCAACTGGCAGAAGAAGGACTACGTGGTCAGCCCCGAGGAACTGCTGCTCGACCGGGCGCAGCTGATGGGCCTGACAGCACCCGAGACGACCGTCCTGATCGGCGGCCTCCGGGTGATCGGCGCCAACTACGGCGGCTCGAAGCAGGGCGTCCTCACCGACCGAGAGGGCGCGCTGACGACGGACTTCTTCGTCAACCTGACCGACATGGGCAACAGCTGGCACAAGGCCGACGGCGTCGGCTACGTCATCGTCGACCGCGCCACCGGCGCGCCGAAGTGGACGGCCTCCCGTGTCGACCTCGTGTTCGGGTCGAACTCGGTGCTGCGCTCCTACGCCGAGGTCTACGCCCAGGACGACAACGCCGGCAAGTTCGTCGAGGACTTCGTGGCGGCCTGGGTCAAGGTGATGAACGCCGACCGCTTCGACCTCGTGCCCTGA
- a CDS encoding HpcH/HpaI aldolase/citrate lyase family protein, which translates to MTDVRPRRSVLYMPGSNARALDKARSLPSDALILDLEDAVAPDAKEVARTQVADAVRAGGFGTREVLVRVNGPATPWGAADLAAAVAAAPDAILLPKVSSPADLAAASAVADAADPERRIRLWAMIETPMAILNIREIAAHAAEPGSRLAGFVLGTNDLAKETGARHVPGRLPMLPWLMTAVAAARAYGIAVVDGVYNDLDDEAGFAVECASARDMGFDGKTLIHPRQIEVANRTFTPSATEVAWAETVVAAFAVPEAAGVGALRVDGRMVERLHAEMAARTLTLMRAIAERELTASVA; encoded by the coding sequence ATGACCGACGTCCGCCCGCGCCGCAGCGTCCTCTACATGCCCGGCTCCAACGCCCGCGCCCTCGACAAGGCGCGCAGCCTGCCGTCGGACGCGCTGATCCTCGACCTCGAGGACGCCGTCGCGCCCGACGCCAAGGAGGTCGCCCGCACCCAGGTCGCCGACGCGGTCCGCGCCGGCGGCTTCGGCACGCGCGAAGTGCTGGTGCGCGTCAACGGCCCGGCGACGCCCTGGGGCGCCGCCGACCTCGCCGCGGCCGTCGCCGCCGCGCCCGACGCCATCCTCCTGCCGAAGGTTTCCTCGCCCGCCGACCTCGCCGCGGCCTCCGCCGTCGCCGACGCCGCCGACCCGGAGCGCCGGATCCGGCTGTGGGCGATGATCGAGACGCCGATGGCGATCCTCAACATCCGCGAGATCGCCGCCCACGCCGCCGAGCCGGGCTCGCGGCTCGCCGGTTTCGTGCTCGGCACCAACGACCTCGCCAAGGAGACCGGCGCCCGCCACGTTCCAGGCCGCCTGCCGATGCTGCCCTGGCTGATGACCGCCGTCGCCGCGGCGCGGGCCTACGGCATCGCCGTGGTCGACGGCGTCTACAACGACCTCGACGACGAGGCCGGCTTCGCCGTCGAATGCGCCAGCGCCCGCGACATGGGCTTCGACGGCAAGACGCTGATCCACCCGCGCCAGATCGAGGTCGCCAACCGCACCTTCACGCCCTCGGCCACCGAGGTCGCCTGGGCCGAGACCGTCGTCGCCGCCTTCGCCGTGCCCGAGGCCGCCGGCGTCGGCGCGCTCCGGGTCGACGGGCGCATGGTCGAACGGCTGCACGCCGAGATGGCCGCGCGCACGCTCACGCTGATGCGCGCCATCGCCGAGCGCGAGCTGACCGCCAGCGTCGCCTGA
- the aroA gene encoding 3-phosphoshikimate 1-carboxyvinyltransferase: MGSHAASRPLRARASGPLAGSLRVPGDKSISHRSLMLGAVALGETVIEGLLEAEDVLNTAAAMRALGASVEKGDDGCWRVRGLGVGGLLEPTGVIDFGNAGTGVRLTMGLVASQPIAVTFTGDASLVKRPMRRVLDPLGAMGVEVIARSGGRLPLTMRGPDTPLPITYRVPMASAQVKSAVLLAGLGTPGVTTVVEPVFTRDHTERMLAGFGAAIEVATDADGVRTIRLEGRPELKAQAVTVPADPSSAAFPIVAATVVPGSDVVVEGVLMNPARIGLIETLLEMGADITVVAERETGGEKLADLRVRHADLSGVTVPAERAPSMIDEYPVLSVAAAVAAGETRMLGLEEMRVKESDRLAAVAAGLLANGVDCTEGHDFLVVRGGAVPGGGLVATHLDHRIAMSFLILGLVARAPVTVDDAAMIATSFPTFEALMTGAGAVFEPAEG, translated from the coding sequence ATGGGCTCCCACGCCGCCTCCCGTCCCCTCCGCGCCCGCGCCTCGGGCCCGCTCGCCGGCAGCCTGCGCGTGCCCGGGGACAAGTCGATCTCCCACCGTTCGCTGATGCTCGGCGCCGTCGCCCTCGGCGAGACGGTGATCGAGGGCCTGCTCGAGGCCGAGGACGTGCTGAACACCGCCGCCGCGATGCGCGCGCTCGGCGCCTCGGTCGAGAAGGGCGACGACGGCTGCTGGCGCGTCCGCGGCCTCGGCGTCGGCGGCCTGCTCGAGCCGACCGGCGTGATCGACTTCGGCAACGCCGGCACCGGCGTCCGCCTCACCATGGGCCTCGTCGCCTCCCAGCCGATCGCCGTCACCTTCACCGGCGACGCCTCGCTGGTGAAGCGGCCGATGCGCCGCGTGCTCGACCCGCTCGGCGCCATGGGCGTCGAGGTGATCGCCCGCTCGGGCGGCCGGCTGCCGCTGACCATGCGCGGCCCCGACACCCCGCTGCCGATCACCTACCGGGTGCCGATGGCCTCGGCGCAGGTGAAGTCGGCCGTTCTGCTCGCCGGCCTCGGCACGCCGGGCGTCACCACCGTGGTCGAGCCGGTGTTCACCCGCGACCACACCGAGCGCATGCTCGCCGGCTTCGGGGCCGCCATCGAGGTCGCCACCGACGCCGACGGCGTCCGCACGATCCGCCTCGAGGGCCGGCCCGAGCTGAAGGCGCAGGCGGTGACGGTGCCGGCCGATCCGTCGTCGGCCGCCTTCCCGATCGTCGCCGCCACGGTGGTGCCGGGCTCCGACGTCGTCGTCGAGGGCGTGCTGATGAACCCGGCGCGGATCGGCCTGATCGAAACCCTCCTCGAAATGGGCGCCGACATCACGGTGGTCGCCGAGCGGGAGACCGGCGGCGAGAAGCTCGCGGACCTGCGCGTCCGCCACGCCGACCTCAGCGGCGTCACCGTCCCGGCCGAGCGGGCGCCGTCGATGATCGACGAGTATCCGGTGCTCTCGGTCGCCGCCGCGGTCGCCGCCGGCGAGACGCGGATGCTCGGCCTCGAGGAGATGCGGGTGAAGGAATCGGACCGGCTCGCCGCGGTGGCCGCCGGCCTCCTCGCCAACGGCGTCGACTGCACCGAGGGCCACGACTTCCTGGTGGTGCGCGGCGGCGCCGTGCCGGGCGGCGGCCTCGTCGCGACGCATCTCGACCACCGCATCGCCATGAGCTTCCTGATCCTCGGCCTCGTCGCCCGCGCGCCCGTGACGGTCGACGACGCCGCGATGATCGCGACCTCCTTCCCGACCTTCGAGGCGCTGATGACCGGCGCCGGCGCCGTGTTCGAGCCCGCCGAGGGCTGA
- a CDS encoding helix-turn-helix transcriptional regulator, with translation MLTLVASRSAHPVVDAGRAAPDNRAAVDRCLAALLDAMPAAACVVAADEGVLAANERFADGPDVLAALGGRLVADGADNAAQLRRLLLEARASASVGGRAIAKAVLRVRGDDRPVFVTARPFAGGPARAVLVMVEDLARPARADLSASLRLLGLTRSEARVAATVGAGLSPREAAEAIGCAEQSVRSVLKAVFAKLGIHKQAELNRIVTRLEAMTAG, from the coding sequence ATGCTCACCCTCGTCGCCAGCCGCTCCGCCCACCCCGTCGTCGACGCCGGCCGCGCCGCGCCGGACAACCGCGCCGCGGTCGACCGCTGCCTCGCCGCCCTGCTCGACGCGATGCCGGCGGCGGCCTGCGTCGTCGCCGCCGACGAGGGCGTGCTCGCCGCCAACGAGCGCTTCGCCGACGGTCCGGACGTGCTCGCGGCCCTCGGCGGCCGCCTCGTCGCCGACGGCGCCGACAACGCCGCCCAGCTGCGCCGCCTGCTGCTCGAGGCCCGCGCCTCGGCCTCGGTCGGCGGCCGGGCGATCGCCAAGGCGGTGCTCCGGGTGCGCGGCGACGACCGGCCGGTGTTCGTGACCGCCCGGCCCTTCGCCGGCGGCCCCGCCCGCGCCGTGCTGGTGATGGTCGAGGATCTCGCCCGCCCGGCCCGCGCCGACCTCTCCGCCTCGCTCCGCCTGCTCGGCCTCACCCGCAGCGAGGCGCGCGTCGCCGCCACCGTCGGCGCCGGCCTGTCGCCGCGCGAGGCCGCCGAGGCGATCGGCTGCGCCGAGCAGAGCGTGCGCAGCGTGCTGAAGGCGGTGTTCGCCAAGCTCGGCATCCACAAGCAGGCCGAGCTCAACCGCATCGTCACCCGGCTCGAGGCGATGACCGCCGGCTGA